GCGACGTTCAGATCGCCAGGTCGTCTGGCAGATGCAGCCACGCGACGTCGATGATCCACCACGCTTTCGTGTGCAGGATACGCTTCGCCTTGCACCAGGCGTTTACGATGTCTTTTTTACGACACAGGGCAACGTATCGCAGCCCAATGGCTTTTGGTCTTGGCTGTTCCCTAAAGCTTCCTGGATGCGTGGCTACCGCGACTGGGGTTTATGGGCAGAAGTCTTGGATGGACCCGCAAGCCTGCGCCTAGAGGAAGGTTCGCCAGCAGCGCCTGCAGGACCTGCGTTGTTGTGGACCGCTGCACCGATGGCTAGCGCTTCGTCTCGCATGGCCCTATTGGAAGTGCGACGCCCTACGCGCCTTTTGGTCTACGCTGTCGGTGAACTTCAAGCGCAGCCAGCAGACTACGGATGGATCGAGCGCTTGCCCGATGGTGAACGACTCTGGGAAATGCGGCGAGAAAATACCCAACCTGCGGGCGGATGGGAGGGGAATCGGATGGCGCGCGATACGGTTGAGTTTATGCCAGGCGTCTACCGTGCTTGGTTTCAAACGGATGCCGCTCACGCCTTTGGCAATTGGCGTTTTAACCCCCCTTTTGATGTGGCAGCCTGGGGATTGACGCTGTGGCGTCTTCACCCTGAAGATACCAGCGTAGTCCTACTGGATCCCTGGGTAAGCCGTCGTCCGCTACTGATGCTAGCTCCTGTTGGCAATGCTGAAAACCGTCAGGTTGAATTCTCGGCCAGGGATACTACAGAGGTGCTGCTGTATGCTGTGGGTGAGCTAGGCACACGAAACCGTCGTTACGATTATGCTTGGCTGACCGATAGCCTAGGCACCACGCTCTGGAAAATGGAGCGTGCACGGTCGGTTCCAGCAGGTGGCCATCCCAACAACCGCCTTGAAGTAGCAGCGCTGCGCTTGCCTCCTGGCCGGTACGTGCTGCATTATCAAACTGACGACTCCCACGCTTATGAAGACTGGCGTAACGGGCGCCCGGAACACCCGGAACGCTGGGGCGTGACGCTATTTCCCTTGCGACCAGGCCGTGACACCCTGATTGTGCACGCGGCATCGACCAGTGCCCCTTCGGTTGCACCGCCCTCGCCACCGGTTCAGACCACCGGTGCGCTTTTAGTCGACCTAACCCGCGTGCGCAACAACGAACATCGAGAACAAGCGTTTACGCTGACGCAACCCACGCGGCTGCGCATTCGCGCCGTAGGCGAGCTGTCGCTTAGCGGCCAATACGACTACGGTTGGATCGAGCAAGCTGGCACAGGTGAAGTCGTTTGGGAAATGACTTGGCAACATACAAAACCGGCAGGCGGAGACGGACGCAACCGTATGGCCGATACCCTGCTGACGCTCCCTGCCGGAACTTATATTGCCCACTTTCGCACCGATTTTTCACACGCCTATGGACAGTTCGAATATCCCGAGCCCCATGAACCCGAAGCCTGGGGACTCCGGATTGAGCGTATCGACCAATGAACCTACGATTGAGCTGGTACTTACAGCTCCCGAAGCTTTGCATGACCCGCTAATTTTGCACCTAGATGCTTTGGGATTCGAGGCATTTTGGGAAGAAGCCGATGTGCTCAAAGCTTACATGCCGGCTTCGCAATGGCGGGCTGCGGTTCGGGAAGCTGTCCGTGAACTCTTGCGAAAGCAGGGGCTGCCTGATACGATCGAAGTACGCACCATCGAGCCCGAAAACTGGAACGCCCGCTGGGAAGCACAAATGCAACCCATTGCGGTCGGTCCCTTTCTCATTAAGCCCAGCTGGCACGCCGTGCCTGAAGCGTATGCCACACATATTGTGCTGGAAATCGATCCTAAAATGAGCTTTGGCACGGGCTATCACGAAAGCACCCGCTTGGTATTGCAGATGCTACCCGATTGCGTCGAACCAGGCGCTCGCGTGCTGGATGCGGGAACGGGAACAGGTATTTTAACCATTGCTGCCCTGAAGCTCGGGGCTGGCTCAGCTATTGCCTTCGACATTGACCCATGGGCTGCTGAAAACGCTCAAGAGAACTTCGCGCGTAACGGCGTAGCCGACCGCGTCACGTTTCGCCAAGGCTCCATGGATGTAGTGCCTGAACGGGATTTCGATCTGATCTTGGCGAATATCCACCGTCGCGTATTGCTGGAGATGCTGCCTGCGTTTCGTGAAAAGGTGCGCCCCGAGGGCTATGTGCTGCTTTCTGGGCTGCTGCGTGAGGAACGGGAGGTGATGCTGGAGGCGGCTGCTGCGCAAGACCTAAAGCCACTGCATGAGGCCGTGGAAAACGCCTGGTGGGCAGTAATGCTTAAACGCTCGCTTTAAAGCCGTGCGTCTGGCCGCAATCGATTTGGGCACGAATACCGCGCTATTGCTGATTGCCGAAGTCACCGGCAACCGCCTGATCCCTTCCTATGAGACCGAGCGGTTTGTGCGATTGGGGGAAGGGCTGGAAGGTCGCGGCAGGATCAGTCCAGCAGCACTGGAGCGGCTACGCCAGACGCTGATGGCCTATCGTGAACTGCTGCTAGCCTACAACGTGGCTACATGTATTGTTGCAGCTACCAGCGCTGGACGAGAAGCCGAAAACCAAGACGCACTCCAGGCCGTAGTAGCCGATACACTGGGCTTGCCACTCGAAATCCTCTCGGGTGAAGAAGAAGCGCGCTGGAGTATGGCTGGTGCTTTGGCAGCACCAGCCATGCCTCAAGGTCCTTGCCTGGCCGTGGATATTGGGGGTGGATCTACAGAACTGATCGCAGGAAGACCAGGAGCGATCACTTTCCTTCGAAGCTTACCGCTAGGCACTGTACGCCTTACCGAGCGCTACTTTCACCGCTTCCCCCCTACACCAGCTGAAGTCGTCTTAGCCCAAGAGCACATCTGCAGCGTTTTAGCGGCACAGCCACTCCCGCATGCACCCCAATCCTACACCCTTGTGGGCATTGCCGGCACTTGCGTATCGCTGGCAGCACTGGAGACCAGGCGTTTTCCATTGCGTGAACCCGTGGCGCTTTCCCGCGAGGCGATATACCATTGGCGAGATCGACTTTTGGGCATGAAGCCAGAAGACATTCGAGCCCTTTGGCCTGCGTTGCTTGCGGGAAGAGCCGATGTACTACCTATGGGAGCGTTGCTGCTTGGCGAAATCGTAGCCTGGGGTGGCTGGGACCTGTGCTACGTCAGCCCTTTTGGCTTACGGCATGGACTGTTACTGCGGTGGCTCAGCATGGGTCAAACGGAACAAATCGCCTCACCAGCCGGTCCCACTTTTGGGTAATTAGAAGAGAAAGATTGTATTGCCCATGCTTACCCCACAGCAGGTCTTGCGCGTTTTGGCGCGGGTTGTGGATCCCGATTCAGGACGCGATGTGGTTCGGCTGAAGCGTGTGCGTAATCTGCGCGTTGAAGACGATCGCGTTGCCTTCACCCTTGTTTTGCCGCGTCCAGATACCAACTTTGCCCGTGAGGCCCCTGAGCAATGCCGCCGTCTGTTGCAGGAAGCCTTTGGTGAAAATCTTAAGCTACACATTGACACCGATACAGAGCTAATCGGGCTTGAAATCCAAGGGGGGAGTCCGATGTCTACGGTAGAGCCAGAAGGCGTGCTCAACTTTGTGGCTGTCGCCTCAGGCAAGGGAGGGGTAGGCAAAAGCACGGTGGCGGTCAACCTGGCCGTAGCTTTGGCTCAGCAAGGCTATGAGGTGGGATTGCTCGATGCCGACATCTACGGGCCTTCGGTCCCAACCATGTTTGGTGTGCGTGATGAGAAACCCCGCGTAAACGAGCAGCGCAAGATCGTTCCCCTAGTGCGCCACAACGTCCGGCTGCTTTCGATGGGTTTTATTGTCGATCCCGAGCAGGCCGTAATCTGGCGTGGGCCTATGGTAGCCAAGGCCTTACGACAGTTCTTAGGTGAGACCGATTGGGGAACACTGGATTATCTGATTCTGGATTTGCCGCCTGGTACTGGTGACGTACCGCTGACCATTGTGCAATCTATTGCGTTAACCGGAGCGATTATTGTTTCTACACCACAACCGGTCGCGTTGGCCGATGCCCGCAAAGGGGTCGCTATGTTCCGCAACGTGCAAGTGCCTGTGCTGGGCATTGTAGAAAACATGGCTTATTTTGCACCGCCTGACCTTCCCGATCGAAAGTACTACCTGTTTGGTCGCGGAGGGGCTCGCCGGCTTGCGGAAGAACTGGACGTGCCGTTTTTAGGCGAGATTCCTATCGAAGAGGCTGTACGTGAAGGCGGCGATACAGGCCAGCCTATTGTGCTCAGCGATCCGGAAAGCACTTCAGCCCGCGCTTTTTTCCAGCTGGCCCAACAGGTAGTCGAACAGGTTAATCTGCGCAATGCCGAGCAGCCCCCGACGCAAAAGGTGGAAATCCTTTACCGCTAGGGCGCAACAATCCCGTAGGAAACGGGTTTTAGCTCAACGTATATCGTCGTCAGCTTTACGCGCGTTATGACCGATACGAAAGCCACACCGCTGACGCCCAACGATCCCGAACTGCACCGGCGCATCGAAGAAGCGCTCGATATGATTCGTCCCTATTTAATGACCGATGGCGGTTCGGTGCGTCTCCTTGGCGTGACAGAGGATTATGTGGTTGAGCTGGAGTTGCTGGGCGCCTGCGGAAGCTGCCCCATGAGCCTGATGACGCTACGGGCAGGCATTGAACAGGTGCTTAAGCGTGCTATTCCGGAGATCACCCGCGTTGAAGCCGTTCAAGCCACTTCGTAATCAGGAAAAAGCGCTTAGGGCTTTTTTGTTAAAAGGTGCTGCGGCTTAGGGGACGGCGCACGGTGTGCACAGCGCTGAAGAGTAGGGCAAGCGTCAGCAGACCTGTGATGAACAGGCAGCCTGCGGGCGAACCCACGGCTCCTGCTGCGTCGCTACCAAACAATCCTTGCCGCAAGGCACTGACGATGTAGGTAACAGGATTAAGGCGCATGAGAAGTTGCAAAACCGGTGCCGCTCCTTCAATGGGAAAAACAGCACCAGAGAGGGCCCAAAGTGGCAACAGCACCACATTCATGATCGCATGGTAGCCGCGCGTAGAAACCGAACGCCAGGCCACGACCAAGCCCAGCAGCGCAAAGGCTAGACCCGCCAGTAGGCTAACGGCAAGCACTTGGATGAGGCCAGTAGGTGTGAGCTGTGCGCCATTGACAAAAGGTAGCAAACCGAGCAGCAAGAGAGCTTCAAAAAAAGCCAGTGTAGCACTCCCTAGGCCGTAGCCCAGCACCAGCGCTGTGCGTGCAACCGGCGCAACCAGCAAAGCCTGAAGCAATCCACTACGGCGCTCTTCGATGAGCGCCATGGTCGAAAAGATGGCCGTGAACAGCATGGTCAAGGCCATCATGCCTGGCAGCAAGTAGGCCAGGTAGGAGCCTGGCGTAGCAGGACCAGTTAGTTGAATCGACCTGTGAAACCCCAAACCCAGCAGTAGCCAAAAGACCAACGGCTGGGCCAGAGCGCCTAATAGCCTGGCGCGGTCGCGCACAAACTTCACAAGCTCGCGCCACCAGAGCGCTCGAACGCTCAACATGAAAGTATTCATGGTGCTTCGGCAAACGGCAAGGGGGAGGTCGCCTGCAGTGGATGGCCGGTATAGGCTAAAAACACATCTTCCAGCGTAGGGTGACGGATGGTTGCGCTTTGCAGCCGATCCCCTAAGCTTTCATACAAGCGCGGTAGCAGGGCATGGGCATGGGGTGTAGCAACGCGTACTGAATTGCCAATCACGTGAGCTTCCAACCCAAAGTGGGTTTGGAGCGCTTGGGCTAGTGTTTCGGGCACTGGCGTCTCTAAACAGAGCAATTCGTCCCCTAAGGTGCTGGTTAAAGCTTTCGGTGCACCGAGGGCAACCAGGCGCCCTGCATCGAGCAAGGCGACGGTGTCGCAACGCTCAGCTTCTTCAAGCAAATGGGTGGCCACAATCAAGGTTACCGTTTGACGCAGCAAATGCAGCAGTTGCCAGAACGCGTGTCGGGCCAGCGGGTCCAACCCTGTAGTGGGCTCGTCGAGCAGGAGGAGCTTAGGGCGATGCAGCAGACCGCGCGCCAGGTCTACGCGCCGTTGCTGGCCACCTGAAAGCCGTTTGACCAGGGTGCGTTTTTGGTCGCTAAGGCCTAGTCGTTCGAGCAGCTCCTCAATACGTTGCGTTAGTTCTGGGCCGCGCAGTCCATAGAAAGCCCCGTGCAAGCGCAGATTTTCTTCTACGGTAAGGTCACCGTCCAACGCCGGATGCTGAAAGACAATGCCCAAGCAGCGACGGACGGCGTCGGCTTCGCGTACGGTATCGAACCCGCAGACGCGCAGATGTCCATGGGTAGGGGGAAGCAGCGTGGCCAGAAGTCGCATGAGCGTTGTTTTGCCGCTACCATTAGGACCTAGAAGGCCAAAGCAACTTCCTGTTGGCACTTCAAGCGAAAGATTGTGTAGGGCAACGTGCGAGCCGTAGCGGAAGGTAACGGCGGTCAGCGTAACGGCCGCTTCGCTCATGGTTAGCGTAACAGCCAGTCCAGCACAATGAGCCCGGTCCATACCGGGATGTACACGATCGAGGCCAGCAGTACCCGGCGGGCATCTTGCACGTGACGTGTGCGGTAAAACGCCAGTGCAGGACGCAGGAAGTATAGTCCTAGCAGAAGCGCTCCTGCGAGGTATACTGGTCCTGCTACCCCAGCAAAAAAGGGTCCCATGCCCAGGGGCAGTAGCAGCGCTGTGAATGCAAGTGTCTGAAAGGCCGTAGCGCGTCCATCGGGTTCAACGACGGGTAGCATTTGATAGCGTGCTCGCTCATAGTCCTTGCGATACATCCAGGCAAGCGACAGAAAATGAGGCATTTGCCAGGCGGCCAAAATAGCAAACAACGTCCAGCCGCCCAGCGCTAGGTTGCCTGTTGCCGCCGCCCAGCCGCCTAGTGCAGGTAAGGCCCCCGGGACTGTTCCGATAAGCGTATTGTAAGGGGTGCGTCGCTTCAAGGGGGTGTAAACGTAGAGGTAAAGCAGAACGGTTAGGATGGCTAGGGCAGCCGTGAGCGCATTCGCCACTGGGCATAGCAGCCCAATACCTGCAAATACGAGCAGCATACCTAGGTAACGTGCCGTGGCAGCAGACACGCGTCCTGAAGGCAATGGGCGCTGCGCAGTGCGGCGCATAGCTGCATCATAATCCCGCTCAAGGTAATGATTTAACGTACCCACGCCGGCTGCCGTCAGCGCTGTTCCTAGCAGCGTACCTGCCAAACGCCAGCCATCGAGCGCATCTGGAGTGCCCATCAAGTAGCCCGCGAGCGCCGAAAGCGTCACTTGAAATGTAATTTCGGGTTTGGTCAGCTCCCAGCAGCCTTGGAGCCAGGCTCGACGATGCGCAGGTATCGAGAGTGCGGTCAGCAACGAGCGTGGGGTGGGCAACACGGCGCTTTAGGAGTTAGGTTGGACAGTAGCAAGCTCTGAAGTGTCCGGCACAACAGCTGCGGTGCTTTGCAGGCGACGGAACGCCAGCAGCAGCAGAACCACTGTGCTGCCCATCAGCAGAGCACCAGTAGCGACATGGGCTGTACGCAACACAATTTGCAGCACGCTACGCAGCGCCATAGGTGTTTCGTAGAGGAGCGCCATGTAGGCCGAAAGGCCCAAGGCAAACTGCAGCGCTACGATCCAGAGCATAGCCCAGGCAGCTCGATGAAGCAACGGGTTCGTTTCAAAATGCTTCTGCACGTGGATAAATACAGCCAGCACCAGGCCAGTTACTACAAACGCCCCGGCAATGTGCACTACAGCAAAGCTTAACTCGAGGCCTCTACCAGGGTGCCGCAAAAGTACGCCCAGGATGATCTGGCCGTAAAGGGCCAGTACGGTAAACAGTGCCAGACGACGCAGTTGCACCAGCGGGGGGTTTTCGGGCACAAGCGATCGGGCCTCAAGCCAGGAGGGAGAAGTAAACACCGCTAGGGCAACAATAAGCGAAAAAAAGAGCTGGGCCGTAGCACCGTGCACGGCTGCCAGAGCAAGCGAGTTTTCCGTAACACGCAGGCCACCTAAAATGCCTTGCACAATAACTAAAGCCAAGGCAGCAAAGCCTAACCGATGCATCCAGCGCCGCGGATCGCGCCGCCAGGTCCATAGGGCAACGCCAATGGTCAACAGACCAACCAACGCGCCCAGCAGGCGATGGCCATGTTCGGCCAGAATCGGCGTGCGGTGCCACCAGCGCGCAGCGGGATCTGTTGGATCTTGAAAACCGGTACGGAAAGGATCATACGAGCCAAATGAGGCTGGCCAATCGGGGACGGCCATCCCTGCTCCGATCGTGGTCACAAATCCACCCCATGAGATCAGGGCTAGGGTACAAAAGGCCGTGAACAATAAAAACCACCATCGCGCTCGCGCGCGAAATGCATAAGCCTGAACCGGAATCCCCCAATTCATTGCAAACAATCGTGCATCAGTGGTTGCTATCGGCCAAACGTAGGCTTATAAACGCTGTTCCGTAAAAACGACTTGAAAGTCCAATTTGTCAATGGACTTCCGTTGAAGCCCTCGACTTTTCGGCCGGTTCTGTGCGAAATTACCGCAAAAAGACACGGTAAACGCCTTATGGAATCCTCAAAAACACTGATTGCTTCAACGTCAGGTATTCGTGGAATTTTTGGCGCAGGGCTTGGTCCGGAAGAGCTCATGCGCTATGCGGGCGCTTTTGGTGCCTGGTTGCATCGCCAAGTTAGCGGGCGCCGCCCGCGGGTGGTTGTTGGGCGTGACGGACGCGTAACAGGTTCGATATGTGCCCGTATTGTAACAGCTACGCTTGAGAGCATTGGATGCGATGTGCTGGATGCTGGGCTTGCAACCACGCCGACCGTCGAAGTAGCCGTGCAAGCAGCCTGTGCCGATGGGGGTATTGTCCTTTCAGCTTCCCACAATCCAGCTGAATGGAACGCGCTGAAGCTGCTCAACCGGCAGGGGGAGTTTTTGACTCCTGGAGAAGTCCGTGAAGTACTGGCGCTTGCTGAAGCCAGCGCACTTCCGCTGGTAAGGTATGAAGCCTTAGGAAGCTACGAAGCTCGGGATTTTCTTGACGAGCACCTACAGCGGATTTTGGCGCTCGATTTTATTGATCCTGAGCGCATTGCTCGCAGGCAGTTTCGGGTGTTGGTTGATGGTATCAACTCAGTAGGGGCTATAGCGCTGCCAGCATTGCTGCGGCGTTTGGGAGTCGTTGAAATTCGGCTGGTCAATGGTGAACCCCATGGCCGTTTTGCACATCCACCAGAGCCGTTACCTGAGCATTTGACCGGCACGATCGCTGCGGTAGCGGAAAGCGGCGTCGATTTGGGTTTTGTGGTAGACCCCGACGCCGATCGATTGGCCTTGATTGCCGATGGCGGTGTGTACGTGAGCGAAGAATTGACGCAGGTAATCGCGGCCGACTTTCTGTGGCGCTTTCGGGAAGGGCCCTTTGTGACGAACTTGTCTTCGTCACGGGCTATCGACGAGGTCGCTGCACGCTATGGCATGCCGGTCTACCGCGCAGCTGTGGGGGAAATCAACGTGGTGCAAAAGATGAAAGCCGTTGGGGCTATTTTAGGTGGGGAAGGCAACGGTGGCGTGATCTTGCCCGACGTGCACTACGGCCGTGATGCGCTGGTGGGGGCTGCCATGATTCTGCAACACCTGGCTAACCTGGAGCAGTCGCTTTCCGAGCTGGTGGCAACGCTGCCGCGTTACGCGATGGTCAAGTACAAGCTACCGCTTGACCACTTGGATGCCGAAACGGCGTTAGCGCGCTTGGCCGAGCGTTACGCCCATGCCCGCATTTCCACGATCGATGGCCTAAAGATCGATCTGGACGAAGGGTGGGTACATTTGCGCCGTTCGAATACAGAGCCGATCGTGCGTATCTATGCAGAAGCCCGAACGGCAGCTGAAGCCGAAGCGTTGGCAACCCGCTTTATTGAGGAATTGCAGACGATTGGGTAAGAAAACTGTCAATTCGCCTGTTGGGCGTTAACTTCTGCGTCCAGGGGTGGTAGAACCTGTAGCAAGAAACGCCAACGGTTATAGCGCGCCATGGAAGCCCGGACTACTGTGCATACTGACCCTTCGCACGAGCTTTTTTTGCCTCGTCGCTTGCACTTGGATGCGATTTTTAAACCCCAAAGTGTGGCCGTCATTGGAGCTAGCGAGCGTCCTGGAAGTGTGGGACGCACGCTGCTGTGGAATCTAATTAGTAACCCGTTTGGGGGCACGGTTTATCCGGTTAATCCCAAACGTTCTAATGTGCTAGGCATCCGGGCCTATCCTTCAGTGCGCGATATCCCGGAGCCTGTAGATTTGGCCGTCATTGCTACGCCAGCGCCAACGGTTCCGGGCGTGGTCCAGGAGTGCGTTGAGGCAGGTGTCAAAGGGGCGATCATTATTTCAGCAGGTTTCAAAGAGATTGGTGAGGAAGGACGCCGGCTTGAAGAGCAGATTTTGGCCATTGCGCGTAAGGGAGGCATGCGCATTGTTGGCCCCAACTGCTTAGGCGTTATGCGTCCGGTAACCGGACTAAACGCCACTTTTGCCAGCACCATGGCACGGCCTGGTTCGGTGGGTTTTATTAGCCAGAGTGGGGCGCTGCTAACAGCGATTTTGGACTGGAGTCTGGAGGAGAACGTAGGGTTTAGTGCCTTTGTCTCGATCGGTTCGATGCTCGATGTGGGCTGGGGCGACCTAATCCACTATCTCGGTAATGATCCGTACACCAAGAGCATCATCCTCTACATGGAGTCGATCGGCGATGCCCGGTCGTTTCTTTCGGCAGCACGGGAGGTGGCCTTTCAAAAACCAATTATCGTAATCAAGGCGGGAAGAACCGAAGAGGCGGCCAAGGCAGCCTTATCCCATACCGGTACGTTGGCCGGTAGCGACGAAGTGCTCAGTGCTGCTTTTCGGCGCACAGGGGTGTTGCGGGTAGATTCCATTGCCGACCTGTTTTACATGGCTGAAGTGCTTGCCAAGCAGCCACGCCCTGAAGGTCCTCGGCTTACAATTGTAACCAATGCTGGCGGTGCTGGCGTGCTGGCTACTGACGCCCTGGTGCAGGGTGGTGGGCAACTGGCAGAACTGTCGGAGACTACGTTGCAGGCATTGAATGCCTTTTTGCCGCCACAATGGAGCCGGGGTAATCCGGTAGACATTCTGGGAGATGCGGACCCAGAGCGTTATGCCAAGGCGCTTGAAGTGGCACTGGCTGACGAAAACAGCGATGGTCTGCTGGTGATTCTGACTCCACAGGCGATGACCGAACCCACGCAAACGGCCGAGCACCTTCGGCGTTTTGCCCAAAGTCGCAAGCCCATTCTAGCAAGCTGGATGGGTGGGGTTGAGGTGGCTGCAGGACGGCAAATCCTCAATCGCGCGGGCATACCCACCTTCCCCTATCCCGACACGGCAGTGCGCGTTTTTAACTACATGTGGCGTTACAGTTACAACCTGCGTGGGCTCTACGAGACCCCTTCGCTGCCCGACGACGAAATCGACGGCGGGCCTGATCGAGAACGGGCGCAACGCCTGCTCGAGCAAGTGCGTCAAGAAGGGCGCACGCTGCTTACCGAATATGAGGCAAAGCAGGTATTAGAAGCATACTGTTTGCCGGTTACGCCAACGCGTTTGGCGCGCACAGCCGACGAGGCAGTGGCTGCGGCCGAAGCGCTGGGTTATCCGGTAGTCGTTAAGCTGCATTCGCTGACGATCACGCACAAAACCGACGTAGGCGGCGTTCAGCTCAACTTGGGATCTCCTGAGGCTGTACGGCAGGCTTTTGAAAGCATTCGTGCCAATCTCGCGGCGCGTGGCCAGCTTGAGGCTTTCGACGGTGTAACCGTGCAACCTATGGTACACCTGCGCGACGGCTACGAGCTGATTATTGGCAGCACGATTGATCCGCAGTTTGGCCCAGTCATCTTATTTGGTGCGGGTGGAACGCTGGTGGAGGTCTATCGCGATCGGGCCTTAGCTTTGCCGCCACTGAACACTACGCTAGCACGGCGCATGATGGAGCAAACCAAGGTATACCGA
This sequence is a window from Rhodothermus bifroesti. Protein-coding genes within it:
- the prmA gene encoding 50S ribosomal protein L11 methyltransferase gives rise to the protein MNPKPGDSGLSVSTNEPTIELVLTAPEALHDPLILHLDALGFEAFWEEADVLKAYMPASQWRAAVREAVRELLRKQGLPDTIEVRTIEPENWNARWEAQMQPIAVGPFLIKPSWHAVPEAYATHIVLEIDPKMSFGTGYHESTRLVLQMLPDCVEPGARVLDAGTGTGILTIAALKLGAGSAIAFDIDPWAAENAQENFARNGVADRVTFRQGSMDVVPERDFDLILANIHRRVLLEMLPAFREKVRPEGYVLLSGLLREEREVMLEAAAAQDLKPLHEAVENAWWAVMLKRSL
- a CDS encoding exopolyphosphatase, which translates into the protein MRLAAIDLGTNTALLLIAEVTGNRLIPSYETERFVRLGEGLEGRGRISPAALERLRQTLMAYRELLLAYNVATCIVAATSAGREAENQDALQAVVADTLGLPLEILSGEEEARWSMAGALAAPAMPQGPCLAVDIGGGSTELIAGRPGAITFLRSLPLGTVRLTERYFHRFPPTPAEVVLAQEHICSVLAAQPLPHAPQSYTLVGIAGTCVSLAALETRRFPLREPVALSREAIYHWRDRLLGMKPEDIRALWPALLAGRADVLPMGALLLGEIVAWGGWDLCYVSPFGLRHGLLLRWLSMGQTEQIASPAGPTFG
- a CDS encoding Mrp/NBP35 family ATP-binding protein, giving the protein MLTPQQVLRVLARVVDPDSGRDVVRLKRVRNLRVEDDRVAFTLVLPRPDTNFAREAPEQCRRLLQEAFGENLKLHIDTDTELIGLEIQGGSPMSTVEPEGVLNFVAVASGKGGVGKSTVAVNLAVALAQQGYEVGLLDADIYGPSVPTMFGVRDEKPRVNEQRKIVPLVRHNVRLLSMGFIVDPEQAVIWRGPMVAKALRQFLGETDWGTLDYLILDLPPGTGDVPLTIVQSIALTGAIIVSTPQPVALADARKGVAMFRNVQVPVLGIVENMAYFAPPDLPDRKYYLFGRGGARRLAEELDVPFLGEIPIEEAVREGGDTGQPIVLSDPESTSARAFFQLAQQVVEQVNLRNAEQPPTQKVEILYR
- a CDS encoding NifU family protein produces the protein MTDTKATPLTPNDPELHRRIEEALDMIRPYLMTDGGSVRLLGVTEDYVVELELLGACGSCPMSLMTLRAGIEQVLKRAIPEITRVEAVQATS
- a CDS encoding ABC transporter permease, with amino-acid sequence MLSVRALWWRELVKFVRDRARLLGALAQPLVFWLLLGLGFHRSIQLTGPATPGSYLAYLLPGMMALTMLFTAIFSTMALIEERRSGLLQALLVAPVARTALVLGYGLGSATLAFFEALLLLGLLPFVNGAQLTPTGLIQVLAVSLLAGLAFALLGLVVAWRSVSTRGYHAIMNVVLLPLWALSGAVFPIEGAAPVLQLLMRLNPVTYIVSALRQGLFGSDAAGAVGSPAGCLFITGLLTLALLFSAVHTVRRPLSRSTF
- a CDS encoding ABC transporter ATP-binding protein, with amino-acid sequence MDRAHCAGLAVTLTMSEAAVTLTAVTFRYGSHVALHNLSLEVPTGSCFGLLGPNGSGKTTLMRLLATLLPPTHGHLRVCGFDTVREADAVRRCLGIVFQHPALDGDLTVEENLRLHGAFYGLRGPELTQRIEELLERLGLSDQKRTLVKRLSGGQQRRVDLARGLLHRPKLLLLDEPTTGLDPLARHAFWQLLHLLRQTVTLIVATHLLEEAERCDTVALLDAGRLVALGAPKALTSTLGDELLCLETPVPETLAQALQTHFGLEAHVIGNSVRVATPHAHALLPRLYESLGDRLQSATIRHPTLEDVFLAYTGHPLQATSPLPFAEAP
- the cyoE gene encoding heme o synthase, which encodes MLPTPRSLLTALSIPAHRRAWLQGCWELTKPEITFQVTLSALAGYLMGTPDALDGWRLAGTLLGTALTAAGVGTLNHYLERDYDAAMRRTAQRPLPSGRVSAATARYLGMLLVFAGIGLLCPVANALTAALAILTVLLYLYVYTPLKRRTPYNTLIGTVPGALPALGGWAAATGNLALGGWTLFAILAAWQMPHFLSLAWMYRKDYERARYQMLPVVEPDGRATAFQTLAFTALLLPLGMGPFFAGVAGPVYLAGALLLGLYFLRPALAFYRTRHVQDARRVLLASIVYIPVWTGLIVLDWLLR
- a CDS encoding COX15/CtaA family protein codes for the protein MNWGIPVQAYAFRARARWWFLLFTAFCTLALISWGGFVTTIGAGMAVPDWPASFGSYDPFRTGFQDPTDPAARWWHRTPILAEHGHRLLGALVGLLTIGVALWTWRRDPRRWMHRLGFAALALVIVQGILGGLRVTENSLALAAVHGATAQLFFSLIVALAVFTSPSWLEARSLVPENPPLVQLRRLALFTVLALYGQIILGVLLRHPGRGLELSFAVVHIAGAFVVTGLVLAVFIHVQKHFETNPLLHRAAWAMLWIVALQFALGLSAYMALLYETPMALRSVLQIVLRTAHVATGALLMGSTVVLLLLAFRRLQSTAAVVPDTSELATVQPNS
- the glmM gene encoding phosphoglucosamine mutase; translation: MESSKTLIASTSGIRGIFGAGLGPEELMRYAGAFGAWLHRQVSGRRPRVVVGRDGRVTGSICARIVTATLESIGCDVLDAGLATTPTVEVAVQAACADGGIVLSASHNPAEWNALKLLNRQGEFLTPGEVREVLALAEASALPLVRYEALGSYEARDFLDEHLQRILALDFIDPERIARRQFRVLVDGINSVGAIALPALLRRLGVVEIRLVNGEPHGRFAHPPEPLPEHLTGTIAAVAESGVDLGFVVDPDADRLALIADGGVYVSEELTQVIAADFLWRFREGPFVTNLSSSRAIDEVAARYGMPVYRAAVGEINVVQKMKAVGAILGGEGNGGVILPDVHYGRDALVGAAMILQHLANLEQSLSELVATLPRYAMVKYKLPLDHLDAETALARLAERYAHARISTIDGLKIDLDEGWVHLRRSNTEPIVRIYAEARTAAEAEALATRFIEELQTIG